In Blastocatellia bacterium, a genomic segment contains:
- a CDS encoding fumarylacetoacetate hydrolase family protein, producing MRLASYVWREKEQVGIVVGEWVYSLSVRDPQLRDVGALLERGEEVLLQARRLEMAIREGERGVPHEAMAPLSEVRLLPPVRRPEKIICLGLNYRDHAREAGMPIPAEPVFFAKYANTLAGPYDPILRPLAVEQLDYEVELAVVIGREGKYLSEAEALAYVAGYMVLNDVSARDFQFRTGQWTHGKTFDGFAPCGPFLVTADEVPDPHGLRLRLWVNGELRQDSHTGEMIFSIPYLIHYFSQLFTLRPGDILSTGTPPGVGMARRPPAFLKDGDEVVAWIEGIGQLCNRVVMETLTQDGPPPCDARIDAEHLDLSKDH from the coding sequence ATGCGCTTAGCGAGTTACGTGTGGCGGGAAAAGGAACAGGTCGGGATCGTCGTGGGGGAGTGGGTCTACAGTCTGAGCGTTCGGGATCCACAACTTCGCGATGTGGGCGCTCTTTTGGAACGAGGAGAGGAAGTGCTTCTACAAGCACGGCGGTTGGAGATGGCGATTCGAGAAGGAGAACGAGGGGTTCCGCACGAGGCGATGGCGCCGCTTTCGGAGGTGCGGCTTTTACCGCCGGTGCGGAGGCCGGAGAAGATCATCTGCTTGGGCTTGAACTATCGCGATCATGCGCGAGAGGCAGGGATGCCGATTCCCGCAGAGCCAGTTTTCTTCGCCAAGTACGCCAATACCCTAGCGGGGCCGTATGATCCGATCTTGCGACCGCTGGCTGTCGAGCAGCTCGATTACGAGGTGGAGCTGGCCGTGGTGATCGGGAGAGAGGGGAAATATCTCTCTGAAGCGGAGGCCCTGGCGTATGTAGCGGGCTACATGGTGCTCAACGATGTGAGTGCGCGGGATTTTCAGTTTCGGACCGGCCAGTGGACGCACGGCAAGACGTTTGACGGCTTCGCTCCCTGCGGTCCGTTTCTGGTGACGGCTGATGAAGTGCCCGACCCTCACGGCCTGCGCTTGCGGCTGTGGGTGAATGGGGAGCTGCGGCAGGATTCGCACACGGGGGAGATGATCTTCTCGATCCCGTATCTGATTCACTACTTCTCGCAGCTTTTCACGCTGCGGCCTGGGGACATTCTCTCGACGGGGACGCCACCGGGCGTGGGCATGGCCCGTCGTCCTCCGGCTTTCCTGAAGGACGGGGATGAAGTCGTCGCCTGGATTGAGGGAATCGGCCAGCTCTGCAACCGCGTGGTGATGGAAACCCTCACGCAAGATGGCCCTCCCCCTTGCGACGCCCGAATTGATGCGGAGCATCTTGACCTTTCCAAAGACCATTAA
- a CDS encoding D-aminoacylase, translating to MTTVKRETIWENADDRMFDLLITGGRVLDGTGRPAEVADIGIRQGRIVALGALKERPARERIEANGLIVAPGFIDIHTHSDISLLLNPVDEPRLWQGVTTVVFSNCGIGFAPVTEELLAKLRRIYAGSFGLWEVPWRWRSVREYLDLFVDRTAVNIAYLVPHAAVRAFVMGLEQRAATEREIAEMADLVRQAMEEGAFGLSTGLTYPPMRWATHDELRALLQAVGEKGGFFAIHMRSYFEGLFDALAETLTLAEETGVPVQISHLQTAGRGNWGRAEDLLEMIERARERGVDVTVDSYPYMAGSTYLQEFLPEWAQADDAEAILARLGDPILRDRIIAELDAAPRDWASVIVNDLATAKNQALIGRSLQDIARTRVCSVGEAIVQLLLEEDLCVSIISHHGNEADVCRIMRYPFHMIGSDGLEAAQQPHPRLYGAFARFLGHYVRDRQLLPIEEAIRKITALPASRLRLSDRGVIAVGKVADLVLFDPLAIGDRADYAHPRQFAQGVKYVLVRGRIVKDPSGITGVCPGEVLRP from the coding sequence ATGACGACCGTAAAAAGGGAGACCATTTGGGAGAACGCCGATGATCGTATGTTCGATCTCCTCATTACCGGAGGCCGCGTTCTCGACGGCACGGGGCGTCCGGCGGAAGTGGCCGATATCGGGATTCGCCAGGGGCGAATCGTCGCTCTCGGTGCGCTCAAGGAGCGACCGGCGCGGGAGCGCATCGAGGCGAACGGATTGATCGTCGCCCCTGGTTTCATCGACATCCATACGCATTCGGATATTTCCCTCTTGTTGAATCCGGTGGATGAGCCGCGCCTCTGGCAGGGCGTGACTACCGTCGTCTTCTCGAATTGTGGTATCGGATTTGCTCCGGTGACCGAGGAATTGCTCGCGAAGTTAAGGCGGATATACGCTGGGAGCTTCGGCCTTTGGGAAGTGCCATGGCGATGGCGCAGCGTCCGGGAATACCTCGATCTTTTTGTCGATCGGACGGCGGTGAACATCGCCTACCTCGTCCCTCACGCGGCGGTGAGGGCTTTCGTGATGGGATTGGAACAGCGGGCGGCCACCGAACGAGAGATCGCGGAAATGGCGGACCTCGTGCGTCAGGCCATGGAGGAAGGCGCTTTCGGCCTCTCTACGGGACTCACCTATCCCCCCATGCGGTGGGCAACGCATGATGAGCTGCGGGCGCTCCTTCAGGCTGTCGGGGAAAAGGGGGGATTTTTCGCCATCCACATGCGCAGCTATTTCGAGGGATTGTTCGACGCGTTGGCCGAAACTCTCACCCTCGCTGAGGAGACGGGTGTGCCCGTTCAAATCTCTCACCTGCAAACGGCCGGACGCGGGAACTGGGGCAGAGCCGAAGACCTCCTGGAGATGATCGAGCGGGCTCGCGAACGCGGCGTGGATGTGACCGTGGACTCCTATCCGTATATGGCCGGTTCGACATATCTGCAAGAATTCCTGCCGGAATGGGCGCAAGCCGATGACGCCGAAGCCATCCTCGCGCGACTGGGAGACCCAATTCTGCGCGATCGTATCATCGCGGAGCTTGATGCCGCTCCCCGAGATTGGGCGAGCGTGATTGTCAATGACCTCGCGACTGCAAAAAATCAAGCGCTCATCGGACGCTCGCTTCAGGACATCGCGAGGACTCGTGTCTGCTCTGTGGGGGAAGCGATCGTGCAGCTCCTCCTTGAAGAGGACCTCTGCGTCTCGATCATCTCCCATCATGGGAATGAAGCGGACGTGTGCCGGATCATGCGTTATCCCTTCCATATGATCGGAAGCGATGGGCTTGAGGCCGCGCAGCAACCGCATCCTCGCCTGTATGGAGCATTCGCGCGGTTCCTCGGCCATTATGTGCGCGATCGTCAGCTTCTTCCTATTGAGGAGGCTATTCGGAAGATCACGGCGCTTCCGGCGTCTCGGCTCCGTCTCTCCGATCGCGGGGTGATCGCCGTCGGTAAAGTCGCCGATCTCGTCCTCTTCGATCCGCTCGCCATCGGCGATCGCGCCGATTACGCGCATCCGCGCCAATTCGCGCAAGGCGTCAAGTATGTGCTCGTTCGCGGTCGCATCGTGAAAGATCCATCCGGGATCACTGGGGTGTGTCCCGGAGAGGTCCTTCGCCCATGA
- a CDS encoding amidohydrolase yields the protein MNWRVLDEDRELFARELETFIPPRLFDAHAHLYEVRHFSGHIPPLCAEGPERVGMEIYQALMTEMFPQRRIEGLFFGFPNASLDLMAANDFVVREARRRPHSRAQMLIRPDMDPELIRETVRREGFVGLKCYHVYAAERPTFEATIPSYLPEEHVRIAHEERLTITLHIVRSRALADPANQEAIRQYAKRYPDARFILAHAGRGFNPHHTVMGIEALRGLGNLWFDTSAVTECGAFEAILRIFGVDRLLYGSDFPVSHMRGRCVAVGDSFLWLSAHDLSRRTEYADIRPVLVGIESLRVLKLAALNLRLSDSQIEALFFGNAVELLGVGGG from the coding sequence ATGAACTGGCGCGTCCTCGACGAGGATCGAGAGCTTTTCGCTCGGGAATTGGAGACGTTCATTCCGCCACGTCTCTTCGATGCTCACGCGCATCTTTACGAGGTGCGTCACTTCAGCGGCCATATTCCGCCTTTGTGCGCCGAGGGGCCTGAGCGCGTCGGCATGGAGATCTATCAGGCGCTCATGACGGAGATGTTTCCGCAGCGGCGAATCGAGGGGCTCTTCTTCGGCTTCCCCAATGCCAGTCTGGACCTGATGGCCGCCAACGATTTCGTCGTCCGAGAGGCGAGGCGTCGTCCGCATTCCCGCGCGCAGATGCTCATTCGTCCGGACATGGATCCAGAGCTGATCCGCGAGACTGTCCGGCGAGAAGGGTTTGTCGGCTTGAAATGCTATCACGTCTATGCCGCAGAGCGTCCCACGTTCGAAGCAACGATCCCCAGCTATTTGCCCGAAGAGCATGTGCGCATCGCGCATGAGGAGCGGCTGACGATCACCCTCCACATCGTGCGCTCGCGCGCGCTCGCCGATCCGGCGAATCAAGAGGCGATTCGACAGTATGCCAAGCGCTATCCGGACGCGCGATTCATCCTCGCGCACGCTGGCCGCGGCTTCAATCCGCATCATACGGTGATGGGGATCGAGGCGCTGCGCGGGCTGGGGAATTTGTGGTTCGACACCTCGGCGGTGACCGAATGTGGCGCGTTCGAGGCTATTCTCCGAATCTTCGGTGTGGATCGCTTGCTCTATGGCTCCGATTTCCCCGTCTCCCATATGCGGGGCCGCTGTGTGGCGGTTGGCGACTCCTTCCTTTGGCTCTCGGCCCATGACCTGAGCCGCCGCACAGAATATGCGGATATCCGCCCTGTCCTCGTCGGGATCGAATCGCTGCGGGTTTTGAAGCTTGCCGCGTTGAATCTCAGACTCTCGGATTCTCAAATCGAAGCTCTCTTCTTCGGGAATGCTGTTGAACTGTTGGGAGTGGGTGGAGGGTAG